One window of the Reyranella humidisoli genome contains the following:
- a CDS encoding VOC family protein yields the protein MAIKVLELHHQGVRIGADDKTIEDLKNFYTGVLGLEHDSGRPEIPGIPGMWINIGEVGQIHLIGGDLPSPFAQGPGKDPTTPHVALAVENIVETKAELDRLGADYWSLKGATGPDAEQLFLKDPCGNMVELHQFDKCRCRLKSRVKAA from the coding sequence ATGGCGATCAAGGTGCTGGAACTTCATCATCAGGGCGTGCGTATCGGCGCCGACGACAAGACGATCGAAGACCTCAAGAATTTCTACACCGGCGTGCTCGGCCTGGAGCATGACAGCGGCCGTCCGGAAATCCCGGGCATTCCCGGCATGTGGATCAACATCGGCGAGGTGGGGCAGATCCATCTGATCGGCGGCGACCTGCCGTCACCCTTCGCCCAGGGGCCCGGCAAGGATCCGACCACGCCGCACGTCGCTCTGGCCGTCGAGAACATCGTCGAGACCAAGGCAGAACTCGACCGGCTCGGCGCGGACTACTGGTCGCTCAAGGGCGCGACGGGGCCCGATGCCGAGCAGCTCTTCCTCAAGGATCCGTGCGGCAACATGGTCGAGCTCCACCAGTTCGACAAATGCCGCTGCCGGTTGAAGAGCCGCGTGAAGGCCGCTTAG
- a CDS encoding ABC transporter substrate-binding protein codes for MSLSSFIAKLAGATALVGLSAFAVQAQTSGEPVKIGAIVSVTGAGAGLGVPERNGLLLAEKDINAKGGIKGRPIKFIVEDDASNPDTALSKANDLIFGQKVQALLGPSLTASTVAVGGVTHANKIPQIAFTGIGPAVERERKCVAHVLPPQRLNATALLEYAKSIKATKVGVLHDAGYGNVVMAELRPLADKYGIKLVAVEKFEIGATDTTTQAAKVKAAQPEAVFIIATSATPFRNVKQIQITQPVIAAIGSSSYEYVNAMGPAADNIAIPEFVVGEDPLPHQKAFVELYKQAYNSTPKNYEAAAWDAAQIIAAALNKAGADATGEKLCEAMKAPYSGVLANYDFSADDMTGIPISSFIFSKLVGGKYTRTPFRVTQ; via the coding sequence ATGTCACTGTCATCGTTCATTGCAAAGTTGGCCGGCGCCACGGCGCTGGTCGGACTATCGGCCTTCGCCGTCCAGGCGCAGACCTCGGGTGAGCCGGTCAAGATCGGCGCCATCGTCTCCGTCACCGGCGCCGGCGCCGGCCTCGGCGTGCCCGAGCGCAACGGCCTGCTGCTGGCCGAAAAGGACATCAACGCCAAGGGCGGCATCAAGGGCCGGCCGATCAAGTTCATCGTCGAAGACGATGCTTCCAATCCCGACACCGCGCTCAGCAAGGCCAACGACCTGATCTTCGGACAGAAGGTCCAGGCCCTGCTCGGACCGTCGCTGACCGCCAGCACCGTCGCCGTCGGCGGCGTGACGCATGCCAACAAGATCCCGCAGATCGCCTTCACCGGCATCGGCCCGGCGGTCGAGCGCGAGCGCAAGTGCGTGGCTCATGTGCTGCCGCCGCAGCGCCTGAACGCCACCGCGCTGCTCGAATATGCCAAGAGCATCAAGGCGACCAAGGTCGGCGTGCTGCACGACGCGGGCTACGGCAACGTCGTGATGGCCGAGTTGCGCCCGCTCGCCGACAAGTACGGCATCAAGCTGGTCGCGGTCGAGAAGTTCGAGATCGGCGCCACCGACACCACGACGCAGGCGGCCAAGGTCAAGGCGGCCCAGCCGGAGGCGGTGTTCATCATCGCCACCTCGGCCACGCCGTTCCGCAACGTCAAGCAGATCCAGATCACCCAGCCGGTGATCGCCGCGATCGGCTCCTCGTCCTATGAGTACGTGAACGCGATGGGACCGGCCGCGGACAACATCGCGATCCCGGAATTCGTGGTCGGCGAGGATCCGCTGCCTCACCAGAAGGCCTTCGTCGAGCTCTACAAGCAGGCCTACAACTCCACGCCGAAGAACTACGAGGCAGCGGCTTGGGATGCCGCCCAAATCATCGCGGCGGCCCTCAACAAGGCCGGCGCCGACGCCACGGGCGAGAAGCTCTGCGAGGCGATGAAGGCGCCCTACTCCGGCGTCCTGGCCAACTACGACTTCTCCGCCGACGACATGACCGGCATTCCGATCTCGAGCTTCATCTTCTCGAAGCTGGTCGGCGGCAAGTACACGCGCACGCCGTTCCGCGTCACGCAGTAG
- a CDS encoding ABC transporter ATP-binding protein has translation MLEVTSVSAGYGALTVLRDVSLKVGDGEAVALVGANGAGKTTLVRTVCGLLRARGGRIVKNGTDITATPAHNLAQHGLAVVLENRRLFGELSVRENLILAETVGRKARGADMRFSWDEVTALFPVVKERLASPVELLSGGQQQMVAIARALLLQPDLLIMDEPSTGLAPKVVKDILLVIKALRERGMGLLLIEQNVGIASEITDRAYVMSVGSIVHEIGPGEWQSFLTDERLVKAYLG, from the coding sequence GTGCTGGAAGTGACCTCCGTCTCCGCCGGCTACGGCGCCCTCACCGTCCTGCGCGACGTCTCGCTCAAGGTCGGCGACGGCGAGGCCGTGGCCTTGGTCGGTGCCAACGGCGCGGGCAAGACCACCCTCGTCCGCACCGTCTGCGGCCTGCTGCGCGCCCGCGGCGGCCGCATCGTCAAGAACGGCACCGACATCACGGCCACGCCGGCGCACAACCTCGCCCAGCATGGGCTGGCCGTCGTGCTGGAGAACCGTCGCCTGTTCGGCGAACTGTCGGTGCGCGAGAACCTGATCCTGGCCGAGACCGTCGGCCGCAAGGCGCGCGGCGCCGACATGCGCTTCTCGTGGGACGAGGTGACGGCCCTCTTTCCCGTCGTGAAGGAGCGTCTCGCCTCTCCGGTCGAGCTGTTGAGCGGCGGCCAGCAGCAAATGGTGGCGATCGCCCGCGCCCTGCTGCTGCAGCCCGACCTGCTGATCATGGACGAACCCTCGACCGGCCTCGCGCCCAAGGTCGTCAAGGACATCCTGCTGGTCATCAAGGCACTGCGCGAGCGCGGCATGGGGCTGCTGCTGATCGAGCAGAATGTCGGCATCGCCTCGGAAATAACCGACCGCGCCTACGTCATGTCGGTCGGCAGCATCGTCCACGAGATCGGCCCGGGCGAATGGCAGTCCTTCCTCACCGACGAACGGCTGGTGAAGGCCTATCTCGGCTGA
- a CDS encoding acyl-CoA dehydrogenase family protein — protein sequence MRTKRAADWTPSATLPNTPVSFTGVTYSEMLDRARALVPTIAARAEACETLRRLPDDTERDLHRTGLFRMVQPARVGGADLDIGILVDTCAEVARVCPSTAWNLGNLSSHHWMLGYFHPEAQDELWNGSPDVLIATSLIFPAGRGRKVEGGYEVSGRWPLSSGVDNSDWNMLAFMVRESEDGPPVDQRFALIHRSQYEIVDTWHAMGLSGTGSKDVAVKNLFVPDQRTLSARSLNGKPHPGSAVNTSPLFRLPMLALGPYVLSGVLLGCAQGAYETVVGAARKRNATTTGQPVGASQSVQIKVAEASVRIDTAEMMMRRACEHAMTVARSGAEPTHEDKLRYRRDAFFSARLCLESVDILMGIAGSSGLYLGGSMQRLFRDAHAANAHVMFSTDVQGSLFGQHALGMAGPPPLL from the coding sequence ATGCGGACCAAGCGGGCCGCCGACTGGACACCGTCGGCGACGTTGCCCAACACGCCGGTCTCTTTCACAGGCGTAACCTACTCGGAAATGCTCGACCGCGCGCGCGCGCTGGTGCCGACGATCGCCGCCCGCGCCGAGGCCTGCGAGACGCTGCGCCGCCTGCCCGACGACACCGAGCGCGACCTGCACCGCACCGGCCTCTTCCGCATGGTCCAGCCGGCGCGCGTCGGCGGGGCGGACCTCGACATCGGTATCCTGGTCGATACCTGCGCCGAGGTCGCGCGCGTCTGCCCGTCGACCGCCTGGAACCTCGGCAATCTCAGCAGCCATCACTGGATGCTGGGCTATTTTCACCCTGAGGCGCAGGACGAACTCTGGAACGGCTCACCCGACGTTTTGATCGCCACCTCGCTGATCTTCCCGGCCGGTCGCGGCCGCAAGGTCGAGGGTGGGTACGAGGTCTCGGGGCGATGGCCGCTTTCCTCCGGCGTCGACAACTCCGACTGGAACATGCTGGCCTTCATGGTGCGCGAGAGTGAGGACGGCCCGCCGGTCGACCAGCGCTTCGCCTTGATCCATCGCTCGCAGTACGAGATCGTCGACACCTGGCATGCCATGGGCCTCTCCGGCACCGGCTCCAAGGACGTGGCGGTCAAGAACCTCTTCGTGCCCGACCAGCGCACGCTCTCGGCCCGGTCGTTGAACGGCAAGCCGCACCCGGGTTCCGCCGTCAATACGTCGCCCCTGTTCCGCCTGCCCATGCTGGCGCTCGGCCCCTATGTCCTGTCGGGCGTCCTGCTGGGTTGCGCCCAGGGCGCCTACGAGACGGTGGTCGGCGCGGCGCGCAAGCGGAACGCGACGACGACGGGCCAGCCGGTGGGCGCCAGCCAGTCCGTGCAGATCAAGGTTGCCGAGGCCAGCGTGCGGATCGACACCGCCGAGATGATGATGCGTCGCGCCTGCGAGCACGCCATGACCGTCGCGCGTTCGGGCGCCGAGCCGACGCATGAGGACAAGCTGCGCTATCGCCGCGACGCATTCTTCTCGGCCCGGCTCTGCCTCGAGTCCGTCGACATCCTGATGGGAATCGCCGGATCGAGCGGGCTGTACCTCGGCGGTTCCATGCAACGCCTGTTCCGCGATGCGCACGCAGCCAACGCACACGTCATGTTCTCGACCGACGTTCAGGGTTCATTGTTCGGACAACACGCGCTCGGCATGGCCGGACCGCCGCCGCTGCTCTAA
- a CDS encoding ABC transporter ATP-binding protein, giving the protein MADPLLALKEVGHSFGGLSVLRSVTFDVPEGGIIGLIGPNGSGKTTLFNIVTGYIRPLAGTVTYRGAALGRDTIQQRGLNGLVRTFQTPQVFEQMTVLENVMVGCTKLTRTTMLQDLLRTPASRGQMREIRERAEAGCERFGLTALRDLPAASLTAGQRRILEIARAVVGEPRLLLLDEPSSGLNVQEIDDLRDWIVRLNEEGITVLLVSHDMGLMTVARTVHTLYFGEIIASGDMAAIQRDPRVREVYLGV; this is encoded by the coding sequence ATGGCTGATCCCCTTCTCGCCCTCAAGGAGGTCGGCCATTCGTTCGGCGGCCTCTCAGTGCTGCGCTCCGTCACCTTCGACGTGCCAGAAGGCGGCATCATCGGTCTCATCGGCCCCAATGGCTCGGGCAAGACCACGCTGTTCAACATCGTGACCGGCTACATCCGCCCCCTCGCCGGCACCGTCACCTATCGCGGAGCCGCGCTCGGCCGCGACACGATCCAGCAGCGTGGCCTCAACGGCCTCGTCCGCACCTTCCAGACGCCGCAGGTCTTCGAGCAGATGACGGTGCTGGAGAACGTCATGGTCGGCTGCACCAAGCTCACGCGCACCACGATGCTTCAGGACCTGCTGCGCACGCCCGCCTCGCGCGGCCAGATGCGCGAGATCCGCGAACGCGCCGAGGCCGGCTGCGAGCGCTTCGGCCTCACGGCGTTGCGTGACCTGCCGGCCGCCAGCCTGACCGCCGGCCAGCGCCGCATTCTCGAGATCGCCCGCGCCGTGGTCGGCGAACCGCGCCTGCTGCTGCTCGACGAGCCCTCGTCGGGCCTCAACGTCCAGGAGATCGACGATCTGCGAGACTGGATCGTGCGGCTGAATGAGGAAGGCATCACCGTCCTGCTGGTGTCGCACGACATGGGCCTGATGACCGTGGCGCGCACCGTTCACACGCTCTATTTCGGCGAGATCATCGCCAGCGGCGACATGGCCGCCATCCAGCGCGACCCTCGGGTCCGCGAAGTCTATCTCGGGGTCTGA
- a CDS encoding branched-chain amino acid ABC transporter permease has translation MKPRTLPWLALGLVVWAALPFVVPRYMADLLVFTGIYTVAGLGIGLLLGHCGIVNLAQATFYGLGAYASAYCTVMMGLPSIVGFIVGAVISMALAYVIGRPILRLTGYFLALGTLALSAIASALFFEWDWLTGGTLGIGGIPKLDLFGFLLDRPSRYYFFVWIVAFACMAVAHNLVDSRTGLMLRAMRDSSTAAAALSIDLQSLRTRVFVVCALFGSLAGSLFAHHASFVSTQSFTVDRSISFLLIPVIGGATSIPGIVVGALFVTFLPELLSKLGDIHQILFGLALVAVVVLMPEGLVGAFGKLRTRLAKRGSGNG, from the coding sequence ATGAAGCCGCGCACCCTCCCCTGGCTCGCCCTTGGCCTCGTCGTCTGGGCCGCGCTGCCCTTCGTCGTGCCGCGCTACATGGCCGACCTGCTGGTCTTCACCGGCATCTATACGGTCGCCGGCCTCGGCATCGGCCTGCTGCTGGGTCATTGCGGCATCGTCAACCTGGCACAGGCCACCTTCTACGGGCTCGGCGCCTATGCCAGCGCCTATTGCACGGTCATGATGGGCCTGCCCAGCATCGTGGGTTTCATCGTCGGCGCCGTTATAAGCATGGCGCTGGCCTATGTCATCGGCCGTCCCATCCTGCGCCTCACCGGCTACTTCCTGGCGCTGGGCACGCTGGCCCTCAGCGCCATCGCGAGCGCCCTGTTCTTCGAATGGGACTGGCTGACCGGAGGTACCCTGGGCATCGGCGGCATTCCCAAGCTCGACCTGTTCGGCTTCCTGCTCGACCGACCCTCACGTTATTACTTCTTTGTCTGGATCGTGGCCTTCGCCTGCATGGCGGTGGCGCACAATCTCGTCGACAGCCGCACCGGCCTGATGCTGCGCGCCATGCGCGACTCAAGCACCGCGGCGGCAGCTCTCTCGATCGACCTCCAATCGCTGCGCACCCGGGTCTTCGTCGTTTGCGCCCTGTTCGGCAGCCTGGCCGGCAGCCTGTTCGCCCATCATGCCTCGTTCGTCAGCACGCAGAGCTTCACCGTCGACCGATCGATCAGCTTCCTGCTGATCCCGGTGATCGGCGGCGCGACCTCGATCCCCGGCATCGTCGTCGGCGCGCTGTTCGTGACCTTCCTGCCGGAACTTCTGAGCAAGCTGGGCGACATCCACCAGATCCTGTTCGGCCTCGCGCTCGTCGCCGTCGTCGTCCTGATGCCGGAGGGACTTGTCGGCGCGTTCGGCAAGCTGCGGACCCGTCTCGCCAAGCGGGGTAGCGGCAATGGCTGA
- a CDS encoding branched-chain amino acid ABC transporter permease produces the protein MTLSLVLQAIFAGVTNGIVYALVGMGLSAIFKGSRVINAMQGEFAVIGAMTTVLLLTKTGWPYPAAIAGGAIAGALVGAFIEVAFVRYMARKNASEDSFLLLTIGLALTLSASVLFFIGRDGHLLPPLGGEGVLIILDAVIQFHALWLIAIGIGATLALRAFYHRTTIGLSMMAASIDADGAATTGIDVGRMRTFTFVLGGLLGALGGILVTPLIGVDYQLGLNLTLKGFAAAVLGGLTNPLGAAVGGLTLGLVESLAIIGISSSYKDVVAFSVLIIIMILMPQGILGRAGRRGG, from the coding sequence ATGACATTGAGCCTGGTCCTTCAGGCCATCTTCGCGGGCGTGACGAATGGCATCGTCTACGCGCTCGTCGGCATGGGCCTCTCCGCCATCTTCAAGGGCAGCCGCGTGATCAACGCCATGCAGGGCGAGTTCGCCGTCATCGGCGCCATGACCACCGTGCTGCTGCTGACCAAGACAGGCTGGCCTTACCCGGCCGCCATCGCTGGCGGCGCGATTGCAGGCGCCCTGGTCGGCGCCTTCATCGAGGTCGCCTTCGTGCGTTACATGGCCAGGAAGAACGCGAGCGAGGATAGCTTCCTGCTGCTGACCATCGGCCTCGCCCTCACCCTGTCGGCCAGCGTGCTCTTCTTCATCGGCCGCGATGGTCACCTCCTGCCGCCACTTGGCGGCGAGGGCGTGCTGATCATCCTCGACGCCGTCATCCAGTTCCACGCGCTGTGGCTGATCGCCATCGGCATCGGCGCCACCCTGGCGCTGCGCGCCTTCTACCACCGCACCACGATCGGCCTGTCGATGATGGCGGCCTCGATCGATGCCGACGGTGCGGCGACCACCGGCATCGACGTCGGCCGCATGCGCACTTTCACTTTCGTACTCGGCGGCCTGCTGGGTGCGCTGGGCGGCATCCTCGTGACGCCGCTGATCGGCGTCGACTACCAGCTCGGCCTCAACCTCACCCTCAAGGGTTTCGCCGCCGCCGTGCTGGGCGGCCTCACCAATCCGCTGGGCGCGGCCGTAGGCGGCCTCACCCTGGGCCTGGTCGAATCGCTGGCCATCATCGGCATCTCGTCGAGCTACAAGGACGTCGTCGCCTTCTCCGTGTTGATCATCATCATGATCCTGATGCCTCAGGGCATCCTCGGCCGCGCCGGCCGGCGGGGAGGCTGA